A window of the Gossypium hirsutum isolate 1008001.06 chromosome A03, Gossypium_hirsutum_v2.1, whole genome shotgun sequence genome harbors these coding sequences:
- the LOC121223687 gene encoding protein AGENET DOMAIN (AGD)-CONTAINING P1 isoform X1, producing the protein MSQEDKATTAPATQDPPSLLQPGSIVEVNPRDNDYLGAWYLAVIIERASSTCDDRYVVQLLFLYEDISTGTKAIREYNSVDIRPLPPRHRPRKFKVGDLVEAYYRFGWFEGEIVEELHNGNYICQLKSSKRLELVVERLRLQRSWRDGEWIPPLDESELAVEEEDSTDETKQTDSDKAGIMESEADSAESSTAGTGNMQEASGQVTIEEGLRKGEHDEEGNDEEL; encoded by the exons ATGTCACAAGAAGACAAGGCCACCACCGCCCCCGCCACCCAAGATCCACCATCCCTGCTGCAACCAGGTTCCATAGTTGAGGTCAACCCCCGAGACAATGATTACCTGGGTGCGTGGTACCTCGCCGTGATCATCGAGCGCGCTAGTTCAACATGCGACGACAGGTACGTGGTTCAACTCCTCTTTCTTTACGAAGACATAAGTACCGGGACAAAAGCCATCAGGGAGTACAACAGCGTTGATATACGCCCTTTACCCCCTCGACACCGACCGAGAAAGTTCAAGGTGGGTGACTTAGTGGAGGCTTATTACAGATTCGGTTGGTTCGAAGGAGAGATTGTTGAAGAGTTGCATAATGGCAACTATATTTGTCAGTTGAAGTCGTCAAAGCGCTTAGAACTTGTGGTGGAACGGTTGCGGCTTCAAAGAAGCTGGCGTGATGGGGAATGGATACCGCCTTTGGATGAATCTGAGCTAGCTGTGGAG GAAGAAGATTCAACAGACGAAACGAAGCAGACGGATTCTGACAAAGCTGGGATTATGGAGTCTGAGGCTGATAGTGCAGAATCAAGCACAGCAGGGACTGGTAACATGCAGGAGGCTTCTGGTCAGGTAACAATAGAAGAAGGGCTTAGGAAGGGAGAACATGATGAGGAGGGCAATGATGAAGAGTTATGA
- the LOC121223687 gene encoding uncharacterized protein isoform X2, with protein MSQEDKATTAPATQDPPSLLQPGSIVEVNPRDNDYLGAWYLAVIIERASSTCDDRFGWFEGEIVEELHNGNYICQLKSSKRLELVVERLRLQRSWRDGEWIPPLDESELAVEEEDSTDETKQTDSDKAGIMESEADSAESSTAGTGNMQEASGQVTIEEGLRKGEHDEEGNDEEL; from the exons ATGTCACAAGAAGACAAGGCCACCACCGCCCCCGCCACCCAAGATCCACCATCCCTGCTGCAACCAGGTTCCATAGTTGAGGTCAACCCCCGAGACAATGATTACCTGGGTGCGTGGTACCTCGCCGTGATCATCGAGCGCGCTAGTTCAACATGCGACGACAG ATTCGGTTGGTTCGAAGGAGAGATTGTTGAAGAGTTGCATAATGGCAACTATATTTGTCAGTTGAAGTCGTCAAAGCGCTTAGAACTTGTGGTGGAACGGTTGCGGCTTCAAAGAAGCTGGCGTGATGGGGAATGGATACCGCCTTTGGATGAATCTGAGCTAGCTGTGGAG GAAGAAGATTCAACAGACGAAACGAAGCAGACGGATTCTGACAAAGCTGGGATTATGGAGTCTGAGGCTGATAGTGCAGAATCAAGCACAGCAGGGACTGGTAACATGCAGGAGGCTTCTGGTCAGGTAACAATAGAAGAAGGGCTTAGGAAGGGAGAACATGATGAGGAGGGCAATGATGAAGAGTTATGA